In one Fusarium keratoplasticum isolate Fu6.1 chromosome 5, whole genome shotgun sequence genomic region, the following are encoded:
- a CDS encoding DUF1992 domain-containing protein, with the protein MNAALSLRRTPFVCRRCLQLSRQPGPLPLARFLSQAGKPQDESQKQEESTKNEEVKKEEPKSEKELGPMARRLEEATEEALFTGGRAGRRAVEDAGFSEELKERLLSKIADAKFKSEHAGAFTEAGLSSSAGEGTRHIASAQAWTGEENTADTVLRMLDDAKKPLAPGLRGKYQPPPVDMRLQREPTRSPGQKVATARDRVSTYVGMGAKDKAKNGLSEEEKEAWRKELRERFEPGARALPNTISGLAALANERIENAIARGQFKNIPRGKGIERDARADNPFIDTTEYIMNKMIQRQDMVPPWIEKQQELVKAATAFRARLRNDWRRYAARMISSRGGTLQEQMRRAEEYAAAEEVHNPVARKRVEEEGIKEAPPVVGRPFRDAAWEQAEHAYHKLTIEHLNTLARSYNLMAPDLAKKPYYALERELNSCFADVAPTVAREIRDRAAGGTARSLGGTGQRAKQTGLLESLAGRGDNVRVHVEAEEKAYGLKQWWRDVWKKD; encoded by the coding sequence ATGAATGCAGCTCTATCTCTCCGTCGGACGCCTTTTGTTTGCCGGCGATGTCTTCAGCTTTCTCGCCAACCAGGACCATTGCCACTCGCCCGGTTCTTATCCCAAGCCGGCAAACCTCAAGATGAGAGTCAGAAACAAGAGGAATCAACTAAAAATGAAGAAGTCAAGAAAGAAGAGCCCAAGtccgagaaggagctgggcCCAATGGCTCGACGATTAGAGGAAGCCACCGAGGAAGCCCTTTTCACCGGCGGAAGAGCGGGACGCCGAGCAGTTGAGGATGCGGGCTTCTCTGaggagttgaaggagagACTCTTGAGCAAGATTGCCGATGCCAAGTTCAAGTCGGAGCATGCGGGCGCCTTTACGGAGGCTGGTCTATCGTCATCAGCGGGCGAGGGCACGAGACACATTGCTTCGGCGCAGGCTTGGACGGGGGAGGAGAACACGGCAGACACGGTGCTCAGGATGCTGGATGACGCAAAAAAGCCGCTTGCTCCTGGTCTTAGGGGCAAGTATCAGCCGCCGCCGGTGGATATGCGGCTTCAAAGGGAGCCTACTCGGTCACCGGGGCAAAAGGTTGCCACGGCAAGGGATAGGGTGTCTACATATGTCGGCATGGGAGCGAAGGATAAGGCCAAAAACGGGCTgagcgaggaagagaaggaagcttGGCGAAAAGAGCTACGGGAGAGGTTCGAACCAGGGGCGAGGGCACTGCCAAACACCATCAGCGGGCTAGCGGCGCTTGCCAACGAGCGTATCGAGAACGCCATCGCTCGGGGTCAATTCAAAAACATTCCCCGTGGCAAAGGTATTGAAAGAGACGCGAGGGCCGACAACCCCTTCATTGACACGACAGAGTACATCATGAACAAGATGATTCAGCGACAGGACATGGTGCCCCCGTGGATCGAGAAGCAACAGGAGCTCGTCAAGGCAGCGACTGCGTTTCGGGCAAGGTTAAGGAATGATTGGCGGAGATATGCGGCGAGGATGATTTCTTCGAGGGGCGGTACGTTGCAGGAGCAGATGCGGAGGGCGGAGGAGTATGCCGCCGCCGAAGAAGTTCACAACCCGGTTGCGCGGAagagggttgaagaagaggggatCAAAGAAGCTCCACCAGTTGTAGGAAGACCGTTCCGTGATGCAGCATGGGAACAGGCCGAGCACGCATATCACAAGCTCACGATTGAGCATCTCAACACTTTGGCGCGGAGCTACAACCTCATGGCGCCGGACTTGGCAAAGAAGCCTTATTATGCTCTCGAGCGGGAGCTCAACTCTTGCTTTGCTGATGTGGCGCCTACGGTTGCACGCGAGATTCGAGACCGCGCGGCGGGTGGAACAGCAAGATCACTTGGGGGTACTGGTCAGAGGGCCAAGCAGACAGGGCTACTTGAATCGCTGGCCGGGAGGGGGGACAATGTCAGGGTTCACGTCGAGGCGGAGGAAAAGGCGTATGGGCTGAAGCAGTGGTGGAGGGATGTGTGGAAGAAGGACTGA
- a CDS encoding MFS domain-containing protein, whose translation MADNQDKVSPAPADAPPSKTPADTSAAIDSAVDESAALDSSDPSKTHHNIIEHARAAAHKERKMTLRQGIKLYPKAIFWSILISTCIAMEGYDISLVNNFYAFPQFNKKYGVLGDDGTYQVPAAWQAGLSNGANCGEIIGLFINGWVSERLGYRYTVCACLICVAGFTAIFFTAQNVQTLLVAEILCGIPWGIFQTLTITYASEVCPVALRGYLTTYVNFCWGLGQEIGIGVIRSMLNRNDEWAYRIPYALQWMWPLPLCAGIFFAPESPWWLVRKGRNQEAKQALLRLTSLDRETDFDADETIAMMVHTTALEEKMTAGASYWDCFRGVDLRRTEIVCMIWAIQNLSGNSFSNYSTYFLEQAGLSADKAYSFALGQYAINMVGVLGAWSLMTLGVGRRTLYLYGLCGLCTMLFVMGFLGLVPDAHRDQASLATGSMMIVWALFYQLSVGTVCYSLVGELSSRRLQIKTVVLGRNAYNIIGIINSVLTPYMLNPTAWDWGNYAGFFWGGICFLCIIYTYFRLPEPNGRTFAELDVLFERGISARKFATTEVDVFHETVEENVMNRYEELADSPSDRADEKA comes from the exons ATGGCCGACAACCAAGACAAGGTGTCGCCAGCCCCGGCCGACGCCCCGCCGTCAAAGACGCCTGCCGATACTTCGGCCGCTATTGACTCGGCCGTTGACGAGTCGGCCGCGCTTGACAGCTCCGATCCCAGCAAGACACACCATAACATCATCGAGCATGCTCGTGCCGCCGCTCACAAGGAGCGCAAGATGACCCTTCGTCAGGGCATCAAGCTCTACCCCAAGGCCATCTTCTGGAGTATCCTTATCTCCACCTGTATCGCAATGGAGGGTTATGACATTAGTCTCGTCAACAATTTTT ACGCTTTCCCCCAGTTCAACAAAAAGTATGGTGTTCTTGGCGACGACGGCACCTACCAGGTTCCCGCCGCTTGGCAAGCCGGTCTGAGCAAT GGAGCCAATTGCGGTGAAATCATCGGCCTATTCATCAACGGCTGGGTTTCAGAGCGCCTTGGGTACAGATACACCGTATGCGCCTGCCTCATCTGTGTCGCCGGCTTCACGGCTATCTTCTTTACCGCCCAGAACGTCCAGACCCTGCTCGTTGCTGAGATTCTGTGCGGTATCCCGTGGGGTATCTTTCAGACTCTCACCATCACCTATGCATCCGAGGTCTGCCCTGTGGCTCTCCGTGGCTACTTGACCACCTATGTCAACTTCTGCTGGGGTCTTGGCCAGGAGATTGGTATTGGCGTTATTCGCTCTATGCTCAACCGTAACGATGAGTGGGCTTATCGTATCCCCTATGCCCTGCAGTGGATGTGGCCGTTGCCCCTCTGCGCGGGTATCTTCTTTGCTCCTGAATCGCCCTGGTGGCTCGTCCGAAAGGGTCGTAACcaggaggccaagcaggccTTGCTGCGTCTAACCAGCCTCGACCGCGAAACCGACTTTGACGCCGACGAGACCATTGCCATGATGGTGCACACCActgccctcgaggagaagatgacTGCCGGTGCCTCATACTGGGATTGTTTCAGAGGGGTCGATCTTCGTCGAACCGAGATCGTTTGCATGATCTGGGCGATACAGAACTTGAGCGGCAACTCTTTCTCCAACTATTCCACTTACTTCCTCGAGCAGGCCGGTCTCTCAGCTGACAAGGCGTATTCGTTTGCCCTCGGCCAGTACGCCATCAACATGGTTGGCGTGCTGGGCGCTTGGTCTTTGATGACGCTCGGTGTTGGCCGACGAACCCTATATCTTTACGGGCTCTGTGGTCTCTGCACCATGCTTTTCGTCATGGGATTTCTCGGCCTAGTACCTGATGCCCATCGAGACCAGGCATCTTTGGCCACTGGCAGCATGATGATCGTGTGGGCACTCTTTTACCAGCTCAGTGTGGGCACCGTGTGCTACTCCCTCGTTGGAGAGCTATCGTCCCGACGTCTCCAGATCAAGACTGTCGTGTTGGGCCGTAACGCTTA TAATATcattggcatcatcaacagcgTCTTGACGCCGTATATGCTGAACCCTACCGCTTGGGACTGGGGCAACTATGCCGGATTCTTCTGG GGTGGTATCTGCTTCTTGTGCATCATCTACACCTACTTCCGCCTGCCAGAGCCGAACGGCCGAACCTTTGCGGAACTCGATGTGCTTTTTGAGCGAGGCATCAGTGCCAGGAAGTTTGCCACGACCGAAGTAGACGTGTTCCATGAGACGGTAGAAGAAAATGTCATGAACCGCTACGAAGAGCTCGCCGATTCACCATCGGACAGGGCTGATGAGAAGGCCTAA
- a CDS encoding Aspartate aminotransferase: MLSTLRVASRKAARPAQFNLAAIRAASNWANVPQGPPDVSITEAFKADKFDKKINLGVGAYRDDAGKPYVLPSVREAEKKVVEAKLNKEYAGITGVPEFAPAAAKLAYGANNPALERITITQTISGTGALRVGAAFLAKFFPGEKKIYIPTPSWANHKAVFNHAGLEVEQYRYYDKSTIGLDFEGLIADVKAAPNGSVFLFHACAHNPTGVDPSQEQWKQISDVVKEKGHFAFFDMAYQGFASGDTDKDAFAVRYFVEQGHNIALCQSFAKNMGLYGERIGAFSIVCADADEKKRVDSQLKILIRPLYSNPPIHGARIASEILNSPTLYKQWLGEVKEMADRIITMRALLKDNLEKLGSKHDWSHITNQIGMFAYTGLTDKEMTRLAEEFSVYATKDGRISVAGITSENVGRLAEAIYKVKG; encoded by the exons ATGCTGTCCACTCTCCGAGTTGCCAGCCGCAAGGCTGCCCGTCCCGCCCAGTTCAACCTCGCTGCCATCCGTGCCGCCTCTAACTGGGCTAACGTCCCTCAGGGTCCTCCC GATGTAA GTATCACCGAAgccttcaaggccgacaagttcgacaagaagatcaaccTGG GTGTCGGTGCCTACCGTGACGATGCTGGCAAGCCCTACGTCCTGCCCTCCGTCcgcgaggctgagaagaaggtggttgAGGCCAAGCTGAACAAGGAGTACGCCGGCATCACTGGTGTCCCCGAGTTCgctcccgccgccgccaagctGGCTTACGGCGCCAACAACCCCGCCCTTGAgcgcatcaccatcacccagaCCATCTCCGGTACTGGTGCCCTCCGAGTTGGTGCTGCTTTCCTCGCCAAGTTCTTCCccggcgagaagaagatctACATCCCCACCCCCTCGTGGGCTAACCACAAGGCTGTCTTCAACCACGCCGgtctcgaggttgagcagtACCGCTACTACGACAAGAGCACCATCGGCCTCGACTTTGAGGGTCTGATTGCTGATGTCAAGGCTGCCCCCAACGGCAgcgtcttcctcttccacgCTTGCGCCCACAACCCCACTGGTGTTGACCCCAGCCAGGAGCAGTGGAAGCAGATCTCTGATgtcgtcaaggagaagggccaCTTCGCCTTCTTCGACATGGCCTACCAGGGCTTTGCCAGCGGTGACACTGACAAGGATGCCTTCGCTGTCCGTTACTTCGTTGAGCAGGGCCACAACATTGCCCTCTGCCAGTCTTTCGCCAAGAACATG GGTCTCTACGGTGAGCGTATTGGtgccttctccatcgtctgcgccgatgccgacgagaagaagcgtgTCGACTCTcagctcaagatcctcatcCGACCTCTGTACTCCAACCCCCCCATCCACGGTGCTCGTATCGCCTCCGAGATCCTCAACAGCCCCACTCTCTACAAGCAGTGGCTCGgtgaggtcaaggagatggctgaccgcatcatcaccatgcgTGCTCTCCTCAAGGacaacctcgagaagctcggcTCCAAGCACGACTGGTCccacatcaccaaccagATCGGCATGTTCGCCTACACTGGTCTGACCGACAAGGAGATGACCCGCCTCGCTGAGGAGTTCTCCGTCTACGCCACCAAGGACGGCCGTATCTCCGTTGCCGGTATCACCTCTGAGAACGTCGGCCgtctcgccgaggccatctacAAGGTCAAGGGTTAA